In Eubalaena glacialis isolate mEubGla1 chromosome 3, mEubGla1.1.hap2.+ XY, whole genome shotgun sequence, the following are encoded in one genomic region:
- the LOC133086980 gene encoding zinc finger protein 552-like codes for MAAAALRDPPEGSVTFDDVAVNFSLEECGLLDEAPRCLYHDVMLENLALTTSLGCWHAEEDEEALSGQSISDQGSSQIRIVKAGLSPQKANLYEMCGPILSDIFHLAEYQAARCGQKLHAWGV; via the coding sequence atggcggcggcggcgctgAGGGACCCGCCTGAGGGCAGTGTGACTTTTGATGATGTGGCCGTGAACTTTTCCTTGGAGGAATGCGGTCTCCTTGACGAGGCTCCGAGATGCCTGTACCAtgatgtgatgctggagaacttGGCACTTACAACTTCCCTGGGTTGTTGGCATGCAGAAGAGGATGAGGAGGCACTTTCTGGGCAGAGTATCTCTGATCAAGGAAGCTCACAGATCAGAATTGTTAAGGCAGGTCTGTCTCCCCAGAAGGCCAACCTCTATGAGATGTGTGGCCCGATCTTGAGTGACATTTTTCACTTGGCTGAGTACCAGGCAGCACGCTGTGGGCAGAAACTACACGCGTGGGGTGTGTGA